The Cryobacterium sp. SO1 genomic sequence GGTGCCGTACGCGCGCCCGGTCGGCACGACCGAAGCAGTGTCGAAGGCGGCCATCAAGCGGGCCGCCGAACCTCAGCAGAGCCTGAGCGAGACCGCGGACCTGCTTGAATCGCTGCGCCGCCGCCGTGGCGAACGGGAAGCGGCGGCCGTGGAGATCGAAACACCCGGCTCCGCCGTGCCGGACGCCCGCCGCGCAGAGCGCGCACCGGCCGAACCCGGTATCCGCCTGGTCGAAGAGGTCAGCCCGACCGCCGAGACGGCGTCCGGGGCACCTGAGGAGAGCCGCAACGTGTGGGCCAGCCAGGCGGCCACCGGGCAGCCTCGTGCCGGTCAGACCGGTCGCCGTGGTCGTGCGTCGATGCCCAGCTGGGACGAGATCGTCTTCGGTGCCCGCACGGACGACGATCTGGCCTGATCCGCGCGGTCGCACCGGCCCCGTTCGCGCGGTCGTGCCCTAGGCTGCGGTCCATGACGCGTGCCTCCCGCTCCGACATCACCCGTCGTCGCCTGGTCAGCCAGGCGCTGACCGGGGCCATCAGCGATCCCGCCCTGGTCGTTGACCGGATGCTGGCGCTGCAGGCTCAGGACCTGCGCTGGGCGAAGTGGGCCGTTGCAGTTCGGGCACCGGGCAGCTCCTCCGCCGACATCGACACCCTCATCGATTCGGGCGCCGTGGTGCGCTCCTGGCCGATGCGGGGGACGCTGCATCTGGTGCCGAGTCAGGATCTGTCCTGGCTGCTCGAGCTCAGCACACCCAGACTCTGGGCCGGTGCAGCCACCAGGCGCCGCGAACTGGGCCTGGACGAGGCGACCATCGAACACGCCCGCTCCGTGGCCGTGGACGCGTTGAGCGGCGGGCGGGAGCTGAGCCGGGGCGAATTCCAGGTGGTGCTCCAGCGACACGGCATCAACGTCGACGGCCAGCGGGGCTATCACCTGACCTGGCATCTGGCCCAGTCGGGAACCCTGTGCTGGGGCCGGCAACTCGACTCCCAACAGATGCTGGTGCTCCTGGCGGACTGGGTGCCGGTCTCCAGACGGCTGGAACGGGACGAGGCGCTGGGCGAATACCTGCTGCGGTACCTGACCGGGCACGGACCGGCGCCCCTGACCGATTTCACCTGGTGGTCCCAGGTCACCATGGCCGATGCCAAAATCGCGCTCGGCGTGGCGGGAGAGTACCTCGACGTGCTCGACGTGGACGGTGTGCCCCACCTTCTTCCCAGCAGCGCGGATGTCGGCCCGCTCGGCCGTGCTGCCGCCGGGCGCTGCCCGAACGCCGTTCTGGCCCTGCCCGGCTTCGACGAATACCTACTCGGCTACCGGGACCGCAGCTTCGCGATCGAGCCCGAGAATCTGACGCGGGTGGTCCCGGGCAAGACCGGCATCTTCCTCCCGATCCTGGTCCGAGGCGGGCGCATCGCCGGCACCTGGCGCCGTGACTGGCAGGCCAAGGCGATCACGGTGCACCCGGCCCCGTTCGCCGCGCCATCGCCGGCCTTCGCCCGTAGCGCCGACCGTGCGCTGCACGAATACGCACGCTTCCTCGGCCGCCCCGTGCACGTTCTCCCGGCCCCACCGACCGTGGCAGCGGCGACCTAGACTGCCCGCCCCGGGCCGGTGATCCGGCCGGCCCCTGGCGCCTTGTACCCTATGACAGTGCGTATAACGACCAGCCTGCGAGTGTCCAGACGGATCCCGCTGCTGCAGACCCTCAAGACCTCTGTCGCCGTGGTCCTGGCCTGGGTCATCTCGTTGTGGCTCCTGCCGGGCGAACTGCCCATCTTCGCGGCGATGGCCGCCATCTTCGTTGTGCAACCCAGCATCAATCAGTCCCTGGGGCGGGCCCTTGAGCGCAGCCTCGGCGTTGTCGGCGGGGTCCTGGTAGCCCTGGGCATCGGGCTGTGGTTCGGCCAGGACAGCTGGATCGTTCTCGGGGCGATCGTGCTGTGCATCCTGCTGGCCTGGGCTCTGAAGCTGTCCCCCGGTTCGGCCAATCAGATCCCGATCAGCGCGATGCTCGTTCTCGTGTTGGGTGCCGCGACACCGACCTACGCCAGGGACCGGATCATCGAGACCATCCTGGGCGCCGCGATCGCTGTCATCGTCAACGCGTTGATCGTACCGCCGGTGCTGCTCACGCCCGCGCACGACGCGGTGACCCGGCTCACCCTCGAGGTGGCCGCTACCTTCGACAGGGTGGCCAACGCCCTGCTGAGCCCGCAGAAATACGCCGACTTGGAGACCCTGATGATCCAGGCCCGGCTGCTGCGGCCGATGCTGGCCAAGGCCGAACGGGCGATCAGCCAGGCCGAGGAAAGCCTCACCCTCAATCCCCGCCAGGCCCGGCACCGGGAAGTGCTCGACGCCGACACCGAGCTCTACGCCCGCCTCGTCCCCCTGGTCACCAGGGCGCTGGGTATGACGAGGGCGCTGCGAGACCACTACGACGATTCTCTGCACCTCGAGCCCACCGTGCAGGCCTTCGCCATCGAGCTGGAACGGGCCGCGCACGACCTGCGGTTGCTCACCGTGCCGTCGGAGGGCAAGCCGGCCGACACGACGGCTCCGGCTCCCGAGCCACTCGCCCTGACGGCGCCGCTGATGATCACGACGCCCCACCCCCAGCACTGGATCCTGATCGGCGCACTGATGGAGGACCTGCGCCGCGTGCGCGAGGAGATCACCGGCGAGTAGGCTGCCCGCATGTCGAGCAGCCCCGAGCCGCCCAGCGGTGGTCCGAAGCCCCAGGACAGCGCCGGCGGCGCCGGGCCTCCGCGGCGGACCGTGTTGTCCACCCGGCGGTTGGAGTCGTACACAGATGGCGTTTTCGCCATCGCCGCCACCCTCCTGGTGCTGAACGTCTCCGTCAACAACTTGGGTGCGGTCACCTCGAACACCGACTTCGTGCGTCAGCTCACCGACCTGGCCCCGAGCATCCTGAATGTGGTGATCAGCTTTCTGCTGCTCAGCCTGCTGTGGTTGATCCACGTGCGTCAGTTCGAGTACATTCCCCGGGTGGACACCACCATCGTCTGGCTCAATAATTTCCGCCTGCTCGGTGTGGTCCTGGTTCCGTTCACGACGATCCTCAACGACGAATTCAACCGCTTCCTGCTGGGCCGCACACTGCTGCCGGTGAACTTCTTCGTGATCCTGCTCTTCAGCACCTGGCAGTGGTTCCACGCCAGCTCACCTAGGCGGCACCTCGTTCAGGGTGCGTCCGCCGCCGCCGTGCACAATGCGCGGGTCAGTAGCGTGAGTGCGCTCGCGCAGTCTTTCGGGGTCGTGCTGCTGGCGACCGTGGTCGGGTCGGCCGCGTTCTTCCTGTTCGCACTGGACCCGCTGATCAGCGTGGTCTTACGGCGCACCGGGGTGCTCAGGCCGGCGCCAGACGGCGCGGCCGGCTGATCCGTACCGCGCACAGCACAAACGGGGACCCCCTGGTGGGGATCCCCGTTTCACAGCTGCTGCGGTGGGTCTAGGCCTGGAGGGCGCCCTGCAGTTCGAGGGTGATGGTGACCTTCTCGCCGAGCAGCACGCCGCCG encodes the following:
- a CDS encoding winged helix DNA-binding domain-containing protein; amino-acid sequence: MTRASRSDITRRRLVSQALTGAISDPALVVDRMLALQAQDLRWAKWAVAVRAPGSSSADIDTLIDSGAVVRSWPMRGTLHLVPSQDLSWLLELSTPRLWAGAATRRRELGLDEATIEHARSVAVDALSGGRELSRGEFQVVLQRHGINVDGQRGYHLTWHLAQSGTLCWGRQLDSQQMLVLLADWVPVSRRLERDEALGEYLLRYLTGHGPAPLTDFTWWSQVTMADAKIALGVAGEYLDVLDVDGVPHLLPSSADVGPLGRAAAGRCPNAVLALPGFDEYLLGYRDRSFAIEPENLTRVVPGKTGIFLPILVRGGRIAGTWRRDWQAKAITVHPAPFAAPSPAFARSADRALHEYARFLGRPVHVLPAPPTVAAAT
- a CDS encoding aromatic acid exporter family protein gives rise to the protein MTVRITTSLRVSRRIPLLQTLKTSVAVVLAWVISLWLLPGELPIFAAMAAIFVVQPSINQSLGRALERSLGVVGGVLVALGIGLWFGQDSWIVLGAIVLCILLAWALKLSPGSANQIPISAMLVLVLGAATPTYARDRIIETILGAAIAVIVNALIVPPVLLTPAHDAVTRLTLEVAATFDRVANALLSPQKYADLETLMIQARLLRPMLAKAERAISQAEESLTLNPRQARHREVLDADTELYARLVPLVTRALGMTRALRDHYDDSLHLEPTVQAFAIELERAAHDLRLLTVPSEGKPADTTAPAPEPLALTAPLMITTPHPQHWILIGALMEDLRRVREEITGE
- a CDS encoding TMEM175 family protein, with the protein product MSSSPEPPSGGPKPQDSAGGAGPPRRTVLSTRRLESYTDGVFAIAATLLVLNVSVNNLGAVTSNTDFVRQLTDLAPSILNVVISFLLLSLLWLIHVRQFEYIPRVDTTIVWLNNFRLLGVVLVPFTTILNDEFNRFLLGRTLLPVNFFVILLFSTWQWFHASSPRRHLVQGASAAAVHNARVSSVSALAQSFGVVLLATVVGSAAFFLFALDPLISVVLRRTGVLRPAPDGAAG